AGCTCCAGCGGGTCGTCCGTGGGCCACATGTCGCTGCGGGTGAGCCGCGAGGCCCGGACGCAGGCGTCGGCCAGCGCCGCGACCTCGATCGGCTGCTGGTCGAAGGCGGGGCGGGGGTCGCCGGAACCCAGGCCGCCCACCGGCGTGACCGAGAGGTGCCCGTCGGCGGTCTCGTGGTCGAGGAGCCACGTGAGCAGGGTGAGCCCGTCGTCCCGCACGCGCTCGCGGCCCAGGGCGGCGCCGATGGCGATCATGGCGTCGGGCAGGACGGCGTTGGCGTAGGTGAGGCGTGGCTCCGGCCACGGCCACGACGGGTCGGACCCGCACGCGCCGATCACGTCGGCCGCGGCGGCGAGCAGCCCCCGGGCCCGGATGTGGCCGGGACGCGCCGCGGCGACCTCGGCGGCGCCCAGCGCGGCGAAGGCCATCGCCCGCGGCCACGGCGAGCGCTGCTCGGTGCCCCGCTCGAAGTGGGCGAGTGCGGCCTTGCGCACCTCGTGGTCGGGGTTGCGGGCCGCGGCGGTGCCGAAGGCCCACAGGCTGCGTCCCCAGCAGTCGTCGGTGCCGTGGCCGTCCAGCCAGCGTCCCCGCACGTCCATCCGGTTGCGGCTGGCGCCGACACCGTCCTGGGCCTCGGCGAGGAACCGCAGCGCCGTCCGGGCCAGGCCCACGACCAGCGGGTCGGGTTCGGGCTCGCGGCTCGTCACGACCAGCACGCGGGCCATGTCGTCGGTGCAGTAGCCGTGCACCCGGCGCGGGTCGGCGTGGTCGGCGTGCTCGAACGTGCCGCGCTCGTCGCTCATGCGGCCCAGGTGCCGGAACGACGGCGACGGCGGGTGCGGGTGCGGCGGCCCGGTCGTGACCATCATGCGGGCACCGCCTCGTGCTCGTCGAGGATGTGGTCGGCGAGATCGGCGTACTGCCCGGCGACCGCGGGCCAGCCGAGTCCGGGAGCGAGCCGGGCGGCTTCGGCGGCCATGGCCAGGGCCAGGTCGGGGTCGGTCAGCACACGTCGGAGCGCCACGGCCAGGGCGCCGGCATCGCCGTGGGGGACGACGATGCCCGCCCCGCTCGACAGCAGCTCGACGGCGTGGGGGAAGGCGGTCGCCACGATCGGCCGGCCGGCGGCGACGGCGTCGACCAGCACCCCGGAGGTGACCTGGTCGCGGGAGTCGTAGGGCAGCACGACGACCGAGGCGTCCTGGATCAGCTGCGTGAGGGAGCGCACGTCGCGGTAGCTGGCGTCGAACTTCACCGAGGCCGCCAACCGTCGGGCCCAGGTCCGCTCGACGAGCATGTCCCGGTAGACGTCGCCCTCGAACGCCAGCACCTTCGGGTGGGTGCGCCCGGCGACGACGTAGCGGGGCCGCGGCTGCAGGTCCTGCAGGTCGCCCATGGCGTCGATCGCCCACTCGATGCCCTTGCCCCGGCCGATCAGCCCCCAGGTGAGGAGCATCGGGCGGGTCGGCGGCGCGGGGTTCCGGCGGGGTGCCGGCACCACGGCGCCGTGGGGGATCGTCGTGACCTTGGCGGCGTCGACGTCGAAGCGGTCGTACAACCGTTGCCGGGCGGCCTCGGTCATGACGACGACCGAGCTCGCCGCGTCGACCACCGCCTCCAGCACCATGCGCTGGTGGGGGGTCGGCTCCAGGAGCACGGTGTGCAGCACCACGATCGACGGGATCGTCAGCCCACGCAGGATGCCGACCACCTCGTCGCCGTCGGGCCCGCCATAGATGCCGTACTCGTGCTGCACGATCGCCACGTCGCAGCGGTCGAGGCAACCGGTCGCCTCCTCCACCGAGGCGGGGAGGCCGTTCTCGAGCTCGGCCATCACGCGGGGGTCCGGCGACCCGATGCCGTCGGCCACGCGCACGATGCCGACGTTGGCCCCGCTGTCGAGCAGGCTGTCCGTCAGCGCGGCCGTGAACGTCGCCAGCCCGCACGCGGTGGGCGGGAAGGTGCTCAGGACGCCGTACGAGCGGCCTGCCCCCGGGCGCGGGACAGACGGCGGGAACGACAAATGGTCAACGCGCACGCACGAGCTCCTCAGAGTGGGCTCAGTCGAGGCGTCGTACCTGCGTGGCGAGGCGACTCTTCCAAGAAGGTCTGCTGCAGACTACCGGTCCCCATCTCCGAGGAGCCGACAATGAACGCATCCTTCGCCCGCCGACCCGAGCGGTCGAACGGGTGCCTGCGCGTCGCCGTTCTCGCGCCCCTCGCGTGGCGGGTGCCGCCACGGCACTACGGCCCGTGGGAGCTGTTCGCGTCGCTGCTCACCGAGGGACTGGTGGCGGCCGGCCACGACGTCACCCTCTTCGCCAGCGGCGACTCCCGGACCGCGGCGGCGCTGTCGTCGGTCGTGGCCCACGGCTGGTCCGAGGACCCCGACGTCGACCCGAAGGTGGCGGAGTGCCTGCACATCGCGGCGGTGTTCGAGCGGGCGGACGAGTTCGACATCGTCCACAACAGCTTCGACTTCCTGCCGCTGACCTACAGCGGGCTGGTCGACACGCCGGTCGTGACCACGATCCACGGCTTCTCGTCGCCCCGGATCGTCCCCGTGTACGAGCGCTACAACGGTCGCGGGGCGTACGTCGCCATCAGCGACGCCGACCGGCACCCGGCGCTCGACTACGCGGCGACGATCCACCACGGCATCGACACCACGGCGTTCGGCCTCCATCCCGGCCCTGGCGGCTACCTGCTGTTCTTCGGCCGCATCCACCCGGAGAAGGGCACGGCCGAGGCGATCGAGGTGGCGGCGCGCGCCGGGGTGCCGCTGCTGATCGCCGGGATCGTCCAGGACCAGGGCTACTTCGACGCCGCGGTGGCCCCGCACGTCGACGGCGACCGCGTCCGGTTCCTGGGGCCGATCGGCACGGAGCGCCGGGCCGAACTGCTGGGCGGTGCCGACGCGCTGCTCCACCTGATCGACTTCGAGGAGCCGTTCGGCTTCAGCGTGGTCGAGGCGATGGCCTGCGGGACGCCGGTGGTCGCCTTCGACCGGGGCTCGATGCCCGAGCTGGTCGACCACGGGCGCACCGGTTTCGTGGTGGCCGACGTCGACGCAGCGGTGCGATCGGTCGCTGCCGCCGGCTCGCTCGACCGCGTGGCGATCCACGAGCACGCTGTCGCCCGCTTCGGCCGGCAGCGCATGGTCGACGAGTACGTCGCCGTCTACGACCACGTCCTCCGCTGACGGCGGGGCCGGCCCGCTCGAGTCAGCGGCGGCGGAGGTCGATCGTGTCGAACGGGCTCGGGCCCTTGCCCTGCTTCAGCTTCTTGGCTGCCCGCTTCTCCTTCAACGACTTGCCGGCCTTCTTGCCGTTCGACTTGTGGGGGGATTTGTCAGCCATGGTTGATCCTGTCCTTACGGTGCGGTTGGCGGTGGGCGTTGACGCCCACGAGGAGGTCGAGGAGCTCGCCGACGGTCCGTTCCCGGTCGATGGAGTCACCCAGCGGCACGTGCTCCTGGATGTTGTACCGGTTGCGGCGGCCGTCCTTGTCCTTCACGACGTAGCCGGCGTCGGCGAGGTCGGTGACGATGTCGTGGGCGCGGCGCTCGGTGATGCCGACCTGGGCGGCGATGTCTCGCAGCCGCACGCCCGGGTCGTGGGCGATGCAGAGGAGCGCACGAGCGTGGTTGGTGAGCAGGCTCCAACTTCCCATGCCGAAAACTGTACCCTAATTCTTGAACTACGTTGCATGTTTTCTGTTTCAGCTATATCGTTCTCGCTGAGGACTGGGGTGGTGGCCGCGAAGGTCATCGCCCTGGGCCAAAGAAAGGAACGATCATGGAGCTTCTGCTCCTCGTGATTGCCGTCGTCCTGGGCGTAGGCCTCTTCCGCTACCTGCGGACGCGCGCCGCTCACTGACGCCCTCGCTTGCGCCGCCGGGGACCAACCTCCCGGCGCGCAGGCCCGAGCCTTCGAAGGAGCGACGTGGAACGTGCCCAGATCGTCCTCGACCGCAGCCGCGCCCTGGCAGCGGCGACCGCCCGGCCCCCGGACATCACCGAGGCCGCGGTCGATCTCCTCCAGGCGGCAGGCGACGACACGACGCTGCGCCACGCGCTCCGCATCGGTCGCACCCGCCTCCGCCGTGACCCCGCCGACCCGGCGGTCCAGCACGCGGTCCACCTCCTCGAGTCCGTGATCACCTTCCTCGGCCAGAAGCCGAGCCAACACGAGCTCACCACCACCGCCTCGAGCTAGTGGGGGCCGACCGGCTCGCCTGGTGAGGCGGTGAGCCCGGTCCCCGCATGATCCTGCGGTGCCAGACGACCGTTTCGGTCACCACACACCGCAGCGAACGTGCCTGCCCACGGTCACACCGGCTGGTGACTGGCGTACGTCCCGAGTCGACTGTGGGTGTCATCTCTCCAGCCCCCTGCCCCTCCTGGTGGGGGCGCCGTCGCGTCAGCGTCAGGACGTCCCCGGGCCTCCTGTCGTCCGCAGGCGGAGAGCGGAAGGCGGAACATGAGGATCATCTACGTGGCCCTGGTGGCCTTAGTCGTGGCGTGCGGCGGCAGCGACGACGCCGAGCCCCCGATCCAACAGTCGGACGTCGGCCCCGACGACGTGGCAGCGGGGAACTATGACATCGCCTACACGGTGTGCGGCTACGTGTTGGACGGCACCGCCGACAAGGGCGACATCACCGCTGACCCTGAGAGCAACCCGGCGGCGTTCGCACACGAGTACGCCGAGGGCTACGGCGACGTCTACCGGCAGCCTGTCTACGACGGGTGCCTCGACGCCGTGGAGGGCCGGGCGAAGGACCCACCGGGCTGACCTGAGCCCTCGCGCACGTGGCCTCTTAGGCCGGCCGGTCGATGGCCAAACGTGCGGCCCGCGAGGCGATGGGGGCGTCGACGCGGCGTCTGCGGTCTCCCGGAAGGCGCCGCGTCCCCCGCCTTTGGCTCCACCTTCGGTGGGGGACGTGAGCGCCCAAAGCGCAGCGCTCCGACTAGACCCAAGAGACCTGGACGGGCCATCAACCGCCTCGGTGGTGCGTCCGGAGAGGCAGCAGCTCCCCTAGCGAGACCGGGGAGCTGCTGCGCGTCAGGCCTCGAGGTCGACGCCCAGACGGCGCGACAGGGTGGCGAGCACGTGCTCGACCTTCTGGTCGAAGTGCGAGTAGGCCGCCATCTTGCACGTGAAGGGCCGAACGAGTCGATGACGCTGGTGCCGCAGCGCGGGCACGCAGAGACGACGTCGGGCGGAGAGCGATGGAGACCGCTACCGTCGGCTCGTTGCGCACAGTGGGGGAGGGCGGAATGAGGCGGGTCTTTGCCTTTGGGGCGTCGGCATGTGTGATCGTCGGGCTGGCCGGTTGTTGGCCGGCGTCGGGTCAGGGCCCGGATCGTCGGGCGCACAACGAGGTCGAGACCGGGTTCGCGGTCGACACGGTGGATGGCTTCACCGAGCTGTGGACCGGCACGACCGACCAGCTGGGACCTCGGGGGGTCGGCCCTCCGGTCGTGTCCACCGACGGGGGCGTCTACGCGACAACGACGCGCTCGGTCTACGCCTTCGAGGCGACCACCGGTGCTCCCCGCTGGGTCTCCACCCCTCATGCGTCCACGCCGAACGCCGAGGTCGACACCGAGGTCATCGTCCTCGCCAGCCAGCTCTACGCGAGCGTGCGGCTGTCCGACGGCCGGTGGGAGATGGCCATCTGCCAGCTGAGCACCGGGTTCTGCGACACCTTGGCCGGTGAGCTCCAGGCCCGGATGGAGGCCATACGGGAGGGCCCCGACCGGCTGCAGGTGCTGGTGTCGCAGTTCGCATCGGTGGCCGGCGGCGGCACCGTCCAGCGGGGTTGGGCCTACCTCGGTGCACAGAACGTCCTGCTCACCGACCAGCCCAACGCCGCACGTCTGACGCTCGGCGTCACCCAGTTCTTCCATGCTGGCATCGGGGTCGGAACCGCCCCGGCCAACGGTGTCCGCGCGTTCCCCACGGCCGGCGGCTCGGGCTGGGCCACACCCATCGACGGTGCCGACGCGACGTCTCCAGTGCTCAGCGCCGACGGCACGACCGTCTACGTCGGCACCGACGCCGGGACCGTGTACGCGCTGGCCGCTGCCGACGGCGCCGTGCTCTGGTCGGCACCCGTGGGCAGTGCGGTCACGGCGGCGCCGGCCCTCGCCGGCGACACGCTCTACGTCCCGACCGCGTCGGGCTCGCTGGTCGCTCTCTCGGCGACCGGCTGCGGTGCGGCCACCTGCACCCCTTCGTGGTCGACCGCCGCAGGCAGCAAGATCACTGTCCAACCGGCCGTCGCCGCGGGCGTCGTCTTCACGGGCTCCGCCGACGGGGCGGTCCGTGCCTACGACGCCGCCGGTTGCGCGGCCGCCACCTGCACCCCGTCGTGGTCGGACGCCACCGGCAGCCGCATCACCGGCGCACCCGCGATCAGCCTCGGCAAGCTCTTCGTCGGCACCCAG
This window of the Acidimicrobiales bacterium genome carries:
- a CDS encoding glycosyltransferase; the protein is MRVDHLSFPPSVPRPGAGRSYGVLSTFPPTACGLATFTAALTDSLLDSGANVGIVRVADGIGSPDPRVMAELENGLPASVEEATGCLDRCDVAIVQHEYGIYGGPDGDEVVGILRGLTIPSIVVLHTVLLEPTPHQRMVLEAVVDAASSVVVMTEAARQRLYDRFDVDAAKVTTIPHGAVVPAPRRNPAPPTRPMLLTWGLIGRGKGIEWAIDAMGDLQDLQPRPRYVVAGRTHPKVLAFEGDVYRDMLVERTWARRLAASVKFDASYRDVRSLTQLIQDASVVVLPYDSRDQVTSGVLVDAVAAGRPIVATAFPHAVELLSSGAGIVVPHGDAGALAVALRRVLTDPDLALAMAAEAARLAPGLGWPAVAGQYADLADHILDEHEAVPA
- a CDS encoding glycosyltransferase family 4 protein, with protein sequence MNASFARRPERSNGCLRVAVLAPLAWRVPPRHYGPWELFASLLTEGLVAAGHDVTLFASGDSRTAAALSSVVAHGWSEDPDVDPKVAECLHIAAVFERADEFDIVHNSFDFLPLTYSGLVDTPVVTTIHGFSSPRIVPVYERYNGRGAYVAISDADRHPALDYAATIHHGIDTTAFGLHPGPGGYLLFFGRIHPEKGTAEAIEVAARAGVPLLIAGIVQDQGYFDAAVAPHVDGDRVRFLGPIGTERRAELLGGADALLHLIDFEEPFGFSVVEAMACGTPVVAFDRGSMPELVDHGRTGFVVADVDAAVRSVAAAGSLDRVAIHEHAVARFGRQRMVDEYVAVYDHVLR
- a CDS encoding helix-turn-helix domain-containing protein; amino-acid sequence: MGSWSLLTNHARALLCIAHDPGVRLRDIAAQVGITERRAHDIVTDLADAGYVVKDKDGRRNRYNIQEHVPLGDSIDRERTVGELLDLLVGVNAHRQPHRKDRINHG
- a CDS encoding PQQ-binding-like beta-propeller repeat protein, giving the protein MIVGLAGCWPASGQGPDRRAHNEVETGFAVDTVDGFTELWTGTTDQLGPRGVGPPVVSTDGGVYATTTRSVYAFEATTGAPRWVSTPHASTPNAEVDTEVIVLASQLYASVRLSDGRWEMAICQLSTGFCDTLAGELQARMEAIREGPDRLQVLVSQFASVAGGGTVQRGWAYLGAQNVLLTDQPNAARLTLGVTQFFHAGIGVGTAPANGVRAFPTAGGSGWATPIDGADATSPVLSADGTTVYVGTDAGTVYALAAADGAVLWSAPVGSAVTAAPALAGDTLYVPTASGSLVALSATGCGAATCTPSWSTAAGSKITVQPAVAAGVVFTGSADGAVRAYDAAGCAAATCTPSWSDATGSRITGAPAISLGKLFVGTQDGRLIAYGLPPTP